A genome region from Sebastes umbrosus isolate fSebUmb1 chromosome 22, fSebUmb1.pri, whole genome shotgun sequence includes the following:
- the LOC119482054 gene encoding dynactin subunit 1-like isoform X6, whose translation MALNRRHSSTPRLTSPLISKMSSAGTVENVKPPKIGSIVEVTGKGQRGTVAYIGATLFASGKWVGVILDDAKGKNDGTVQGKRYFTCEENHGIFVRQSQLQVVEDGSSATSPDTPESTTSKIPRQKDIPETPRTTKQTPASVKKSATRRSAKASRESLASSLSGDVSEAGLSSHQGALVAPVMPQPGGSAAAAAGPATPTKVEPAVSKQEEESMRAQVKDLEEKLETLKMKRTEDKAKLKELEKYKIQLEQLQEWKNKMQEQQAELQKQLKEAKKDAREAQEAKDHYMEEMSDTADAIEMATLDKEMAEERAESLQVEVDTMKEKVEELSMDLEIIRHEISEKGSDGAASSYHVKQLEEQNGRLKEALVRMRDLSTSEKQEHVKLQKQMEKKNTELETLRTQKEKLQDEVKQAEATIDELKEQVDAALGSEEMVETLTERNLDLEEKVRELRETVTDLEAINEMNDELQENGRETEMELREQVDLSSAKVREAEKRVEAAQETVADYQQTISKYRDLTASLQDANRELISQQNANAEQVQQPPAELFDFKIKFAETKAYAKAIEMELRKMEVSQSNRQVSLLTAFMPDSFLHHGGDHDCILVLLLIPRLICKAELISKQAQEKFDLNGNVAPGTGLRGPPGEQRSFASGLVYSLSLLQATLHKYEQALNTCSVEVFKRMGTLYSEMSFHERSLDYFIDLLHKDQLDETVQVEPLTKAIKYYQQLYSVHLSDHTEDCTVQLADHIKFTQNVLDCMGVEVARLRAFLAAGQESSGLAVLLKDLDTSCSDVKQFCKKIRRRMPGTDVVGVPAALNFGPQVSESLTECRRQQTRVVAVLQEVAAAGAQMIAPLAEQEGLNALKLEDIACKAVEQVYGSHGLNGPECLRQSCGSVITTMNKMATAMQEGEYDADKPQGKTPPVETRASTVRAEMTDAEGLGVKLEDRETVIKEVKKSLKIKGEELSEANVRLSLLEKKLDTSTKDADERVEKIQTKLDENLALLKKKEKEFEETMDALQADIDQLEAEKAELKQRISNQSKMTIEGLRAPPASGIASIVQGSAGAGLPPSLGGPVQVVDSPLLRQQVETQRLGIKHLKNENNRLKAEKMRAQLASLPPLCPPRLPQASKESSMPPEGLNTGIYRRTDQLLATLLKLSSEVKVVDITGKTAVSAGAQLMEQTARLQNLSDALDKLKGEVAEHVVSNQFGAKASSDFATFPVSSFVKAKEEKQGGTVFVGRVTIPCTRGQEQVHRLVLSQQQLQKVHCLLMA comes from the exons ATGGCTTTAAACAGGCGACATTCTTCTACCCCCCGG CTGACCAGCCCACTGATCAGCAAGATGAGCAGCGCAGGAACGGTGGAGAATGTGAAACCTCCAAAG aTTGGCTCCATAGTGGAGGTGACAGGGAAGGGTCAGCGCGGTACTGTCGCCTATATCGGCGCCACTCTCTTTGCCTCTGGGAAATGGGTGGGTGTCATTCTGGATGACGCCAAAGGCAAGAACGATGGCACCGTGCAGGGGAAACGCTACTTCACCTGTGAGGAAAATCACGGGATATTTGTCAGACAGTCCCAG CTCCAGGTGGTGGAAGACGGCTCCAGCGCCACCTCACCAGACACTCCTGAATCCACCACTTCAAAGATACCCAGACAAAAAG ACATTCCTGAGACTCCCAGAACAACCAAGCAG ACACCTGCGAGCGTTAAGAAG tccGCTACCCGCCGCTCTGCCAAG GCGTCTCGCGAGAGCCTTGCGTCCTCTCTGTCTGGTGATGTCAGTGAGGCGGGCCTGTCCTCCCACCAGGGTGCGCTGGTGGCTCCCGTCATGCCACAGCCCGGCGGGTCGGCTGCAGCAGCGGCAGGCCCGGCTACTCCAACCAAG GTGGAACCTGCCGTTTCCAAGCAG GAGGAGGAATCGATGCGAGCTCAGGTCAAGGACCTGGAGGAGAAGCTGGAGACGCTGAAGATGAAGCGAACGGAGGACAAAGCCAAGCTGAAGGAGCTCGAGAAGTACAAGATCCAGCTGGAGCAGCTCCAGGAGTGGAAGAACAAAATGCAGGAGCAGCAGGCCGAGCTGCAGAAACAACTCAAAGAGGCCAAGAAG GACGCCCGCGAGGCACAGGAGGCCAAGGATCACTACATGGAGGAGATGTCCGACACGGCAGACGCCATAGAGATGGCCACGCTGGACAAAGAGATGGCCGAAGAGCGGGCGGAGTCGCTGCAAGTGGAGGTGGACACGATGAAAGAGAAGGTGGAGGAGCTCTCCATGGACCTGGAGATCATTAGACATGAGATTTCGGAGAAAG GCTCAGATGGAGCCGCCTCAAGTTACCATGTCAAACAACTGGAGGAGCAGAATGGCAGACTAAAGGAGGCATTGGTTCG GATGCGCGACCTGTCTACGTCAGAGAAGCAGGAGCACGTGAAGCTGCAGAAGCAGATGGAGAAGAAGAACACTGAGCTGGAGACTCTGAGGACTCAGAAGGAGAAACTGCAGGACGAGGTCAAGCAGGCGGAGGCGACTATCGACGAGCTGAAGGAGCAG GTGGATGCTGCTCTGGGGTCAgaggagatggtggagaccCTGACGGAGAGGAACCTTGATCTGGAGGAGAAAGTCAGAGAGCTGAGAGAAACTGTCACTGATTTG GAGGCCATCAACGAGATGAACGATGAGCTCCAGGAGAACGGCCGGGAGACGGAAATGGAGCTGAGGGAGCAGGTGGACCTGAGCTCAGCAAAGGTCAGAGAGGCTGAAAAAAGGGTGGAGGCCGCCCAGGAGACGGTAGCTGATTACCAGCAGACCATCAGCAAGTACAGAGATCTCACCGCCAGCCTACAG GACGCCAACAGAGAGCTGATCAGCCAGCAGAATGCGAATGCCGAACAAGTTCAGCAACCGCCTGCCGAACTGTTTGACTTCAAGATTAAGTTTGCAGAGACCAAGGCTTATGCCAAG GCCATTGAGATGGAGCTGAGGAAAATGGAAGTGTCCCAGTCAAACAGACAGGTATCCCTCCTCACCGCCTTCATGCCGGACTCCTTCCTCCATCACGGCGGAGATCACGACTGCATCCTGGTCCTTCTGCTCATCCCCAGGCTCATCTGCAAG GCTGAGCTGATCAGTAAACAGGCCCAGGAGAAGTTTGACCTGAATGGGAACGTGGCCCCGGGGACGGGGCTCAGAGGGCCTCCAGGAGAACAGCGCAGCTTCGCCTCAGGACTGGTCTACTCCCTCAGCCTGCTGCAGGCCACTCTGCACAAATATGAACA GGCTCTGAACACCTGCAGCGTGGAGGTTTTTAAGCGCATGGGCACACTCTACTCCGAAATGAGCTTCCACGAGCGCTCTCTGGATTATTTCATCGACCTGCTGCACAAAGATCAGCTAGATGAGACCGTTCAAGTGGAACCTCTGACGAAGGCCATCAAGTACTATCAG CAACTGTACAGCGTCCATCTTTCAGACCACACTGAAGACTGCACAGTGCAGCTGGCTGACCACATTAAG TTTACCCAGAATGTCCTGGACTGCATGGGGGTGGAGGTGGCTCGTCTGCGGGCCTTCCTGGCGGCGGGTCAGGAGAGCTCCGGCCTCGCGGTCCTTCTGAAGGACCTGGACACTTCCTGCTCCGATGTCAAACAGTTCTGCAAGAAGATCCGCCGCCGCATGCCTGGAACAGACGTAGTCGGAGTGCCCGCCGCTCTCAATTTTGGACCACAG GTGTCGGAGTCGCTGACGGAGTGCAGGCGCCAGCAGACCCGCGTGGTGGCGGTGCTGCAGGAGGTGGCTGCAGCCGGAGCTCAGATGATCGCTCCGCTGGCAGAACAGGAAGGGCTCAACGCTCTCAAACTGGAGGATATTGCCTGCAAGGCCGTGGAGCAG GTGTACGGCTCTCACGGCCTGAACGGCCCAGAGTGTCTGCGTCAGTCCTGCGGCTCCGTCATCACCACCATGAACAAGATGGCCACCGCCATGCAGGAAGGAGAGTACGATGCTGACAAACCACAGGGAAAG ACTCCTCCGGTGGAGACGAGAGCATCCACCGTCAGGGCCGAGATGACGGACGCCGAGGGTCTGGGAGTTAAACTGGAAGACAGGGAGACGGTCATCAAGGAGGTCAAGAAGTCCCTCAAGATCAAG GGCGAGGAGCTGAGCGAGGCCAACGTCCGTCTGAGCCTGCTGGAGAAGAAGCTGGACACCTCCACCAAAGACGCGGACGAACGGGTGGAGAAGATTCAGACCAAACTGGACGAGAACCTCGCCCTgctgaagaagaaagaaaa GGAGTTTGAGGAGACGATGGATGCCCTGCAGGCTGATATCGACCAGCTGGAGGCAGAGAAGGCAGAGCTGAAACAACGCATCAGTAACCAATCGAAGATGACCATCGAAGGCCTGAGAGCACCGCCTGCCTCTGGAATTGCCTCAATTGTTCAGGGATCTGCAGGAG CAGGTCTGCCTCCATCCCTGGGGGGACCGGTCCAGGTGGTGGACTCCCCTCTCCTCAGGCAGCAGGTTGAAACCCAGAGACTGGGCATTAAACACCTCAAGAATGAAAACAACAGACTCAAG GCGGAGAAGATGAGAGCCCAGCTGGCCTCCCTGCCTCCACTTTGCCCTCCCAGACTACCGCAAGCGTCCAAAGAAAGCTCCATGCCACCAGAGGGACTAAACACGGGCATCTATCGCAGGACCGACCAACTGCTGGCGACCCTGCTCAAgctgagttcagaggtcaaagtGGTGGACATCACTGGGAAGACAGCAG TCAGCGCCGGCGCCCAGCTGATGGAGCAGACGGCTCGACTGCAGAACCTCAGCGACGCTCTGGACAAACTCAAG GGAGAAGTAGCTGAACACGTAGTCTCTAATCAGTTCGGAGCTAAGGCTTCCTCTGACTTCGCCACCTTCCCCGTCTCCTCTTTTGTCAAG GCTAAGGAAGAGAAGCAGGGAGGAACAGTGTTTGTAGGACGCGTCACCATCCCGTGCACCCGTGGCCAGGAACAAGTCCACCGCCTCGTCCTgtcgcagcagcagctgcagaaagTGCACTGCCTCCTCATGGCCTAA
- the LOC119482054 gene encoding dynactin subunit 1-like isoform X2, producing the protein MALNRRHSSTPRLTSPLISKMSSAGTVENVKPPKIGSIVEVTGKGQRGTVAYIGATLFASGKWVGVILDDAKGKNDGTVQGKRYFTCEENHGIFVRQSQLQVVEDGSSATSPDTPESTTSKIPRQKDIPETPRTTKQTPASVKKSATRRSAKWNTPSRLTPATSLLSLLVRSSHRSSLTASRESLASSLSGDVSEAGLSSHQGALVAPVMPQPGGSAAAAAGPATPTKVEPAVSKQEEESMRAQVKDLEEKLETLKMKRTEDKAKLKELEKYKIQLEQLQEWKNKMQEQQAELQKQLKEAKKDAREAQEAKDHYMEEMSDTADAIEMATLDKEMAEERAESLQVEVDTMKEKVEELSMDLEIIRHEISEKGSDGAASSYHVKQLEEQNGRLKEALVRMRDLSTSEKQEHVKLQKQMEKKNTELETLRTQKEKLQDEVKQAEATIDELKEQVDAALGSEEMVETLTERNLDLEEKVRELRETVTDLEAINEMNDELQENGRETEMELREQVDLSSAKVREAEKRVEAAQETVADYQQTISKYRDLTASLQDANRELISQQNANAEQVQQPPAELFDFKIKFAETKAYAKAIEMELRKMEVSQSNRQVSLLTAFMPDSFLHHGGDHDCILVLLLIPRLICKAELISKQAQEKFDLNGNVAPGTGLRGPPGEQRSFASGLVYSLSLLQATLHKYEQALNTCSVEVFKRMGTLYSEMSFHERSLDYFIDLLHKDQLDETVQVEPLTKAIKYYQQLYSVHLSDHTEDCTVQLADHIKFTQNVLDCMGVEVARLRAFLAAGQESSGLAVLLKDLDTSCSDVKQFCKKIRRRMPGTDVVGVPAALNFGPQVSESLTECRRQQTRVVAVLQEVAAAGAQMIAPLAEQEGLNALKLEDIACKAVEQVYGSHGLNGPECLRQSCGSVITTMNKMATAMQEGEYDADKPQGKTPPVETRASTVRAEMTDAEGLGVKLEDRETVIKEVKKSLKIKGEELSEANVRLSLLEKKLDTSTKDADERVEKIQTKLDENLALLKKKEKEFEETMDALQADIDQLEAEKAELKQRISNQSKMTIEGLRAPPASGIASIVQGSAGGLPPSLGGPVQVVDSPLLRQQVETQRLGIKHLKNENNRLKAEKMRAQLASLPPLCPPRLPQASKESSMPPEGLNTGIYRRTDQLLATLLKLSSEVKVVDITGKTAVSAGAQLMEQTARLQNLSDALDKLKGEVAEHVVSNQFGAKASSDFATFPVSSFVKAKEEKQGGTVFVGRVTIPCTRGQEQVHRLVLSQQQLQKVHCLLMA; encoded by the exons ATGGCTTTAAACAGGCGACATTCTTCTACCCCCCGG CTGACCAGCCCACTGATCAGCAAGATGAGCAGCGCAGGAACGGTGGAGAATGTGAAACCTCCAAAG aTTGGCTCCATAGTGGAGGTGACAGGGAAGGGTCAGCGCGGTACTGTCGCCTATATCGGCGCCACTCTCTTTGCCTCTGGGAAATGGGTGGGTGTCATTCTGGATGACGCCAAAGGCAAGAACGATGGCACCGTGCAGGGGAAACGCTACTTCACCTGTGAGGAAAATCACGGGATATTTGTCAGACAGTCCCAG CTCCAGGTGGTGGAAGACGGCTCCAGCGCCACCTCACCAGACACTCCTGAATCCACCACTTCAAAGATACCCAGACAAAAAG ACATTCCTGAGACTCCCAGAACAACCAAGCAG ACACCTGCGAGCGTTAAGAAG tccGCTACCCGCCGCTCTGCCAAG TGGAACACTCCGAGTCGTCTCACGCCCgccacctccctcctctccctcttggTGCGATCCTCCCACCGCTCCAGCCTCACG GCGTCTCGCGAGAGCCTTGCGTCCTCTCTGTCTGGTGATGTCAGTGAGGCGGGCCTGTCCTCCCACCAGGGTGCGCTGGTGGCTCCCGTCATGCCACAGCCCGGCGGGTCGGCTGCAGCAGCGGCAGGCCCGGCTACTCCAACCAAG GTGGAACCTGCCGTTTCCAAGCAG GAGGAGGAATCGATGCGAGCTCAGGTCAAGGACCTGGAGGAGAAGCTGGAGACGCTGAAGATGAAGCGAACGGAGGACAAAGCCAAGCTGAAGGAGCTCGAGAAGTACAAGATCCAGCTGGAGCAGCTCCAGGAGTGGAAGAACAAAATGCAGGAGCAGCAGGCCGAGCTGCAGAAACAACTCAAAGAGGCCAAGAAG GACGCCCGCGAGGCACAGGAGGCCAAGGATCACTACATGGAGGAGATGTCCGACACGGCAGACGCCATAGAGATGGCCACGCTGGACAAAGAGATGGCCGAAGAGCGGGCGGAGTCGCTGCAAGTGGAGGTGGACACGATGAAAGAGAAGGTGGAGGAGCTCTCCATGGACCTGGAGATCATTAGACATGAGATTTCGGAGAAAG GCTCAGATGGAGCCGCCTCAAGTTACCATGTCAAACAACTGGAGGAGCAGAATGGCAGACTAAAGGAGGCATTGGTTCG GATGCGCGACCTGTCTACGTCAGAGAAGCAGGAGCACGTGAAGCTGCAGAAGCAGATGGAGAAGAAGAACACTGAGCTGGAGACTCTGAGGACTCAGAAGGAGAAACTGCAGGACGAGGTCAAGCAGGCGGAGGCGACTATCGACGAGCTGAAGGAGCAG GTGGATGCTGCTCTGGGGTCAgaggagatggtggagaccCTGACGGAGAGGAACCTTGATCTGGAGGAGAAAGTCAGAGAGCTGAGAGAAACTGTCACTGATTTG GAGGCCATCAACGAGATGAACGATGAGCTCCAGGAGAACGGCCGGGAGACGGAAATGGAGCTGAGGGAGCAGGTGGACCTGAGCTCAGCAAAGGTCAGAGAGGCTGAAAAAAGGGTGGAGGCCGCCCAGGAGACGGTAGCTGATTACCAGCAGACCATCAGCAAGTACAGAGATCTCACCGCCAGCCTACAG GACGCCAACAGAGAGCTGATCAGCCAGCAGAATGCGAATGCCGAACAAGTTCAGCAACCGCCTGCCGAACTGTTTGACTTCAAGATTAAGTTTGCAGAGACCAAGGCTTATGCCAAG GCCATTGAGATGGAGCTGAGGAAAATGGAAGTGTCCCAGTCAAACAGACAGGTATCCCTCCTCACCGCCTTCATGCCGGACTCCTTCCTCCATCACGGCGGAGATCACGACTGCATCCTGGTCCTTCTGCTCATCCCCAGGCTCATCTGCAAG GCTGAGCTGATCAGTAAACAGGCCCAGGAGAAGTTTGACCTGAATGGGAACGTGGCCCCGGGGACGGGGCTCAGAGGGCCTCCAGGAGAACAGCGCAGCTTCGCCTCAGGACTGGTCTACTCCCTCAGCCTGCTGCAGGCCACTCTGCACAAATATGAACA GGCTCTGAACACCTGCAGCGTGGAGGTTTTTAAGCGCATGGGCACACTCTACTCCGAAATGAGCTTCCACGAGCGCTCTCTGGATTATTTCATCGACCTGCTGCACAAAGATCAGCTAGATGAGACCGTTCAAGTGGAACCTCTGACGAAGGCCATCAAGTACTATCAG CAACTGTACAGCGTCCATCTTTCAGACCACACTGAAGACTGCACAGTGCAGCTGGCTGACCACATTAAG TTTACCCAGAATGTCCTGGACTGCATGGGGGTGGAGGTGGCTCGTCTGCGGGCCTTCCTGGCGGCGGGTCAGGAGAGCTCCGGCCTCGCGGTCCTTCTGAAGGACCTGGACACTTCCTGCTCCGATGTCAAACAGTTCTGCAAGAAGATCCGCCGCCGCATGCCTGGAACAGACGTAGTCGGAGTGCCCGCCGCTCTCAATTTTGGACCACAG GTGTCGGAGTCGCTGACGGAGTGCAGGCGCCAGCAGACCCGCGTGGTGGCGGTGCTGCAGGAGGTGGCTGCAGCCGGAGCTCAGATGATCGCTCCGCTGGCAGAACAGGAAGGGCTCAACGCTCTCAAACTGGAGGATATTGCCTGCAAGGCCGTGGAGCAG GTGTACGGCTCTCACGGCCTGAACGGCCCAGAGTGTCTGCGTCAGTCCTGCGGCTCCGTCATCACCACCATGAACAAGATGGCCACCGCCATGCAGGAAGGAGAGTACGATGCTGACAAACCACAGGGAAAG ACTCCTCCGGTGGAGACGAGAGCATCCACCGTCAGGGCCGAGATGACGGACGCCGAGGGTCTGGGAGTTAAACTGGAAGACAGGGAGACGGTCATCAAGGAGGTCAAGAAGTCCCTCAAGATCAAG GGCGAGGAGCTGAGCGAGGCCAACGTCCGTCTGAGCCTGCTGGAGAAGAAGCTGGACACCTCCACCAAAGACGCGGACGAACGGGTGGAGAAGATTCAGACCAAACTGGACGAGAACCTCGCCCTgctgaagaagaaagaaaa GGAGTTTGAGGAGACGATGGATGCCCTGCAGGCTGATATCGACCAGCTGGAGGCAGAGAAGGCAGAGCTGAAACAACGCATCAGTAACCAATCGAAGATGACCATCGAAGGCCTGAGAGCACCGCCTGCCTCTGGAATTGCCTCAATTGTTCAGGGATCTGCAGGAG GTCTGCCTCCATCCCTGGGGGGACCGGTCCAGGTGGTGGACTCCCCTCTCCTCAGGCAGCAGGTTGAAACCCAGAGACTGGGCATTAAACACCTCAAGAATGAAAACAACAGACTCAAG GCGGAGAAGATGAGAGCCCAGCTGGCCTCCCTGCCTCCACTTTGCCCTCCCAGACTACCGCAAGCGTCCAAAGAAAGCTCCATGCCACCAGAGGGACTAAACACGGGCATCTATCGCAGGACCGACCAACTGCTGGCGACCCTGCTCAAgctgagttcagaggtcaaagtGGTGGACATCACTGGGAAGACAGCAG TCAGCGCCGGCGCCCAGCTGATGGAGCAGACGGCTCGACTGCAGAACCTCAGCGACGCTCTGGACAAACTCAAG GGAGAAGTAGCTGAACACGTAGTCTCTAATCAGTTCGGAGCTAAGGCTTCCTCTGACTTCGCCACCTTCCCCGTCTCCTCTTTTGTCAAG GCTAAGGAAGAGAAGCAGGGAGGAACAGTGTTTGTAGGACGCGTCACCATCCCGTGCACCCGTGGCCAGGAACAAGTCCACCGCCTCGTCCTgtcgcagcagcagctgcagaaagTGCACTGCCTCCTCATGGCCTAA